The following proteins come from a genomic window of Carcharodon carcharias isolate sCarCar2 chromosome 10, sCarCar2.pri, whole genome shotgun sequence:
- the LOC121283639 gene encoding leucine-rich repeat-containing protein 10B has protein sequence MKMGSAFQKVASVLSCSSDDELSCVSTNMDEVMADRMLDACHKKIKRLPVPICSFTYVEKLYISNNKLKELPNEFEQLVNLKILALDFNKFEDVPKVVCNMPNLTRLYLGSNRLMTIPPEFRNLENLRCLWIESNYFRKFPKQLINMPSLRSLQMGDNKLKTLPEDLVRFINLRGFWLYGNRFENFPKVLLKMEFLEILDVDKNKITEFPNMEHLSRLKLFSYDHNPAKHPPNVADGVTLVGEGAAELLAARAQENEENDENQEPLHSILKNGSMALETEGNFSALDCSQEET, from the coding sequence ATGAAAATGGGGAGTGCGTTTCAGAAGGTTGCCTCTGTCTTATCTTGCAGCTCTGATGATGAACTGAGCTGCGTTTCAACCAACATGGATGAAGTCATGGCTGACAGGATGCTGGATGCATGCCACAAGAAGATAAAGAGACTCCCAGTTCCTATCTGCTCCTTCACATATGTAGAGAAGCTGTACATCAGCAACAACAAACTGAAGGAACTCCCTAATGAGTTTGAGCAGTTGGTCAACTTAAAGATATTAGCACTAGACTTTAACAAATTTGAAGATGTGCCTAAAGTTGTTTGCAATATGCCGAACCTAACCCGGCTCTACCTTGGTAGCAATAGATTAATGACAATTCCTCCAGAGTTTAGGAATCTAGAAAACCTCAGGTGTCTCTGGATAGAGAGCAACTATTTCAGAAAATTTCCCAAACAATTAATTAATATGCCTAGTCTGAGGTCGCTACAGATGGGGGACAACAAGCTTAAGACTTTACCAGAGGACCTGGTTAGGTTCATAAACCTACGTGGATTTTGGTTATATGGCAATAGATTCGAGAACTTCCCAAAGGTATTACTAAAGATGGAATTTCTAGAAATCCTTGATGTAGACAAAAATaaaatcactgaattccccaataTGGAACACCTTTCGAGGCTCAAATTGTTTTCATATGACCATAATCCTGCTAAGCACCCGCCAAATGTGGCAGATGGGGTGACACTGGTAGGTGAAGGGGCAGCCGAATTACTGGCTGCCAGAGCTCAAGAAAATGAAGAGAATGATGAAAATCAGGAGCCCCTGCACAGCATCCTCAAAAATGGCTCCATGGCATTGGAAACGGAGGGCAACTTCTCCGCTTTAGACTGTTCTCAAGAGGAAACATGA